In the genome of Bradyrhizobium sp. CIAT3101, one region contains:
- a CDS encoding PAS domain-containing sensor histidine kinase: MTDATTGRPSKEVLDELRRKRAMLEEAERIAHVGYWERDLGSEQIIFSEEAYRIFGVAPREGTIGLEEIIERIHPDDRAAWSAAIEEMLRGNSRYDLNYRIVRPDGEVRFIHSRGDLTRDSSGHCLGAFGAVQDITDLKRAEHLTQMVFERSPDAICIIGRDYRYQRVNPVFERIAGRPAKDLVGMHVADVLGNTVFEQILKPKHDRCFAGEEVRCADWFVYPNARHFLSVSISPLSSTSDRVEAILLIFRDLTEHVLASDALRSAQAELAHANRVATMGHLTASIAHEVNQPIAAVVMNAQAALHWLDGAPANLPQVRRSLNLIVEDGERAGEVIGRIRCLVKKAPPRKDRLDVNTAVLDVIALTRSEVLKHGVCLRTELANNLPFVEGDRVQLQQVMLNLILNAVDAMSGLAGNETELVISASKDASGSVLISIQDTGPGVPPHLVDRLFEPFYTTKPEGMGMGLAICRSIIQAHGGRLWVSANNSGGAVFRFTLPTGDDISAGLAEPQKSVVP, encoded by the coding sequence GTGACCGATGCGACGACTGGTCGTCCTTCCAAAGAGGTGCTGGATGAATTGCGCCGGAAGCGGGCGATGCTCGAAGAAGCTGAACGCATCGCGCACGTTGGCTACTGGGAACGGGACCTAGGATCGGAACAGATCATCTTTTCAGAAGAAGCCTATCGCATCTTTGGCGTAGCTCCACGCGAAGGCACCATTGGGCTTGAGGAAATCATCGAGCGGATACACCCGGACGATCGCGCAGCCTGGAGCGCGGCGATAGAGGAGATGCTTCGCGGCAACTCTCGTTATGATCTGAATTATCGCATAGTGAGACCCGACGGTGAGGTGCGGTTCATCCACAGCCGGGGTGATCTGACCAGAGACTCGTCGGGCCATTGTCTCGGTGCATTTGGGGCGGTCCAAGATATCACTGATCTTAAGCGAGCTGAGCATCTGACGCAGATGGTCTTCGAGCGTTCACCCGATGCCATCTGCATTATCGGACGAGACTATCGATACCAGCGCGTCAACCCGGTCTTCGAGCGTATTGCAGGAAGGCCAGCGAAGGACCTTGTCGGGATGCATGTCGCCGATGTTTTGGGGAATACGGTCTTTGAGCAGATCCTCAAGCCAAAACACGACCGATGTTTCGCCGGAGAAGAAGTCAGATGCGCGGATTGGTTTGTATATCCTAATGCGAGGCATTTCCTCTCGGTAAGCATTTCTCCCTTGAGTTCGACGTCGGATCGCGTCGAAGCGATTCTGTTGATCTTTCGCGACCTCACAGAACATGTATTGGCATCCGACGCCTTGCGCTCGGCGCAAGCCGAACTAGCGCATGCTAATCGTGTCGCCACTATGGGGCATCTCACGGCATCGATTGCCCACGAAGTCAACCAGCCAATTGCTGCGGTGGTAATGAATGCCCAGGCTGCTTTGCACTGGCTTGACGGAGCACCCGCCAACCTTCCGCAGGTCCGTCGATCCTTGAACCTGATTGTTGAGGATGGAGAACGGGCCGGAGAGGTTATCGGACGGATCCGCTGCCTCGTGAAGAAGGCGCCGCCTCGGAAAGATCGTCTCGACGTCAATACCGCTGTCCTTGACGTGATCGCCTTGACGCGCAGCGAAGTACTCAAGCATGGGGTCTGCCTTCGGACAGAGCTTGCGAACAACCTGCCCTTTGTCGAAGGTGACCGGGTCCAGCTGCAACAAGTCATGCTGAACCTTATCTTGAATGCGGTCGACGCAATGAGCGGATTAGCTGGGAACGAAACCGAGCTCGTGATCAGCGCTTCGAAGGATGCGTCAGGCAGCGTGCTTATATCCATACAAGACACGGGACCTGGCGTGCCTCCGCACCTTGTCGACCGCTTGTTCGAGCCCTTCTATACGACTAAGCCCGAAGGGATGGGAATGGGTCTAGCCATTTGTCGCTCAATCATTCAGGCGCATGGAGGGCGGCTGTGGGTCAGCGCGAATAACTCCGGGGGGGCTGTATTTCGATTTACCCTGCCGACCGGCGACGACATTTCCGCTGGGCTGGCGGAGCCACAGAAGTCTGTCGTTCCGT
- a CDS encoding 4-hydroxyphenylacetate 3-hydroxylase N-terminal domain-containing protein, with product MNPQPKSITASSAGGLRSGRDFLESLNDGRQVFLDGELVKDVTKHPSLARTAHTLAGLFDLAAEPGLRDRMTFTSPKTGQPVLRAYQIPKTTEDLRARRLFSEVWAEATFGLMGRTPDHVASFFCGYAAVPEVFKAGGAQFAANVVNFYEKMRDNHLYASYAIVPPQIDRSKPAHKQADPTLYAGIVAEKDGGIVLKGAQQLATGGLYSDYIYLSCIHPLQPGDENYANGVMIPANAPGLKLYPRRPFGAVASNSLDYPLSGRFDEPDCFVVLDNVFVPWENVFIHRNIDVCRDQWWKTPAHAYGNCQAQTRYTVKLRFMIGLAKRINELSGNDSNPAVQVQMGELASLVSIIENMLLSQEVTASVDSNGVLWPSKTALYSIMALQSELNARMLEIIRELSGAAMITLPSSAADFENAEMNADIERYMQSGAADAKARVAVMRMAWDFIGSEFGSRQQQYEKFYGGASFLVKQNMFRNYDFKRATGLVEKALTLPAF from the coding sequence GTGAACCCTCAGCCCAAGAGCATTACTGCTTCATCCGCCGGCGGCCTACGTTCCGGTCGCGATTTCCTGGAGTCGCTGAACGATGGGCGGCAGGTCTTTCTGGACGGCGAGCTGGTAAAGGACGTTACGAAGCACCCGTCTCTGGCTCGAACGGCTCACACGCTTGCCGGCTTGTTTGATCTGGCGGCCGAACCCGGCCTGAGGGATCGCATGACCTTCACGAGCCCAAAGACTGGACAGCCCGTGCTTAGGGCTTACCAAATCCCGAAGACGACAGAAGATCTGCGCGCGCGCCGCTTGTTCTCAGAGGTGTGGGCCGAGGCAACGTTCGGGCTGATGGGACGCACCCCGGATCACGTGGCCAGCTTTTTTTGCGGCTATGCGGCCGTTCCGGAGGTCTTCAAGGCTGGCGGCGCTCAGTTCGCTGCGAACGTCGTGAACTTTTACGAGAAGATGCGCGACAATCATCTCTATGCTAGCTACGCAATCGTTCCTCCGCAGATTGATCGCAGTAAGCCAGCTCACAAGCAGGCTGACCCGACATTGTATGCCGGGATCGTGGCCGAAAAGGACGGGGGTATCGTCCTCAAGGGCGCCCAGCAGCTGGCAACTGGTGGCCTATATTCGGATTATATCTATCTGAGCTGCATCCATCCGCTTCAGCCTGGAGACGAGAATTACGCTAATGGCGTCATGATTCCGGCCAACGCTCCGGGACTGAAGCTGTATCCGCGGCGTCCTTTCGGCGCGGTGGCTTCGAATTCCCTCGACTATCCGCTGTCCGGACGGTTTGATGAGCCCGACTGCTTCGTGGTGTTGGACAATGTATTCGTTCCTTGGGAGAACGTCTTCATTCATCGCAACATCGATGTGTGCCGGGATCAGTGGTGGAAGACCCCGGCTCATGCGTATGGCAATTGTCAGGCTCAAACGCGTTACACGGTGAAGCTGCGTTTCATGATCGGTTTGGCGAAGCGGATCAACGAGCTTTCCGGCAACGACAGCAATCCGGCGGTCCAGGTGCAGATGGGTGAGTTAGCTTCGCTCGTCTCCATCATTGAAAACATGCTGCTGTCGCAGGAAGTAACCGCATCTGTCGATTCCAACGGCGTGCTTTGGCCCTCAAAGACGGCGCTGTATTCAATTATGGCTCTGCAGTCCGAGTTGAACGCTCGGATGCTTGAGATCATTCGAGAGTTGAGCGGCGCCGCAATGATCACGCTGCCGTCGTCGGCGGCAGATTTCGAGAACGCCGAGATGAACGCTGATATCGAGCGCTATATGCAGTCGGGAGCGGCGGACGCAAAAGCGCGTGTTGCCGTAATGCGTATGGCTTGGGACTTCATCGGCTCGGAGTTTGGAAGTCGCCAGCAGCAATACGAGAAGTTCTACGGCGGGGCTTCGTTCCTAGTGAAGCAGAACATGTTCCGGAACTACGATTTCAAGAGGGCGACGGGACTCGTTGAGAAGGCGCTTACTCTGCCGGCGTTCTGA
- a CDS encoding DUF2848 domain-containing protein has protein sequence MTKFEALIVSERRGSADLVRATIGDLVVAGWTGRDKAALEAHIEELERLGVPRPKTTPIFYRVASSLLTTDEVIEVVGKNSSGEVEPVLMRLKEGVCLGLGSDHTDRKIETIGITISKQSCPKPIGRSWWLLADVENHWDELQMRSYAVINGERWLYQEGSLEAMRHPHDLMAGCFGAGMGLPISTAMFCGTLPVHGAIEHGDAYELELVDPVLGRSLHHTYTVKTLPTE, from the coding sequence GTGACGAAGTTCGAAGCGCTTATCGTGTCAGAACGACGAGGATCGGCCGATCTCGTTAGGGCGACAATCGGCGATCTGGTCGTTGCTGGCTGGACCGGTCGCGATAAGGCTGCGCTAGAGGCGCACATCGAGGAACTCGAGAGATTGGGAGTGCCGCGACCGAAGACGACCCCGATCTTCTACAGGGTCGCCTCGTCGCTACTCACGACCGACGAAGTGATCGAAGTCGTCGGCAAGAATTCGAGCGGAGAAGTCGAGCCTGTTTTGATGCGACTGAAGGAGGGCGTCTGTTTGGGCCTAGGTTCGGACCATACGGACCGCAAGATCGAAACCATCGGCATCACCATCTCAAAGCAATCGTGCCCCAAGCCGATTGGGCGCAGCTGGTGGCTTCTGGCAGACGTCGAGAATCACTGGGACGAACTTCAAATGCGTTCCTACGCGGTCATAAACGGCGAGCGCTGGCTGTATCAAGAAGGATCATTAGAGGCGATGCGACATCCGCACGACTTGATGGCCGGTTGCTTTGGTGCGGGCATGGGGCTGCCGATCTCGACGGCGATGTTCTGTGGGACCTTACCCGTACATGGAGCCATCGAACACGGCGATGCCTACGAGCTGGAGTTGGTAGACCCGGTTCTTGGAAGGAGTCTCCATCACACCTATACCGTCAAGACCCTGCCAACGGAGTGA
- a CDS encoding cupin, which yields MSNGKPHLEFHTLDLQSGWETPPGYPEGIKQKILASDFNEDGKTGGRSRLLRFDPGVFTTDPFVHEYWEEVFLISGDLTVGNDKSGNGGTAFAPNTYACRPPGAYHGPFKSNGGCLLFELHYFSEKPTNK from the coding sequence ATGTCGAATGGTAAACCTCATCTCGAATTCCACACGCTGGATCTGCAGAGCGGCTGGGAAACACCGCCCGGGTATCCAGAAGGCATCAAGCAGAAGATTCTCGCGAGCGATTTCAACGAGGACGGCAAGACGGGCGGCAGGAGCCGCCTGCTCAGGTTCGATCCTGGCGTGTTTACGACCGATCCTTTCGTACATGAGTACTGGGAAGAGGTGTTCCTCATTTCAGGTGACTTGACCGTCGGCAATGACAAATCTGGCAATGGAGGCACTGCATTCGCTCCGAATACTTATGCTTGTCGTCCCCCGGGGGCTTACCATGGGCCGTTCAAGTCAAACGGAGGGTGCTTGCTATTCGAGCTGCATTATTTCAGCGAAAAGCCAACCAACAAGTGA
- a CDS encoding SDR family oxidoreductase gives MMSLKGKTALITGAARGIGRSMAEGLAEIGANLVLVDIDAHALTAMGVQLKAKGGQVFTRAMDVADPASAEALKVEAESHFGGVDVLVNNAAIGPESISSRYLTDRAKFWEVSDELWLAMLRVNVFGPQLMSRTFVRPMIERSWGRIVNITTSLDTMYRPGIGSYGPCKAALEAASRIMAGDVDGTGVTANVLVPGGPVNTRQVPSENGLPADKLIQPEQMRAPLIWLCSDEADQINGLRLIARRWNPQLPLERRLAEASAPVAWPQLGAQSVFPSTQP, from the coding sequence ATGATGTCGCTCAAGGGCAAGACGGCCCTCATTACAGGCGCCGCGCGCGGGATCGGCCGATCAATGGCGGAAGGTTTGGCCGAAATCGGCGCAAATCTTGTCCTTGTCGATATTGACGCACATGCGTTGACCGCAATGGGTGTGCAACTCAAAGCCAAGGGTGGGCAGGTCTTCACCCGGGCAATGGACGTTGCGGACCCGGCATCGGCTGAGGCACTGAAAGTCGAGGCGGAGAGTCACTTCGGGGGCGTCGACGTTCTCGTGAACAATGCAGCAATCGGGCCTGAGAGCATCTCCAGCCGATATCTCACCGACAGGGCAAAGTTCTGGGAGGTAAGTGACGAACTCTGGCTCGCTATGCTTCGTGTAAACGTATTCGGGCCGCAACTGATGTCTCGAACTTTCGTGAGGCCGATGATTGAGAGAAGTTGGGGCCGAATAGTGAATATCACCACGAGCCTTGACACGATGTATCGCCCCGGCATCGGCAGTTATGGACCGTGCAAGGCTGCATTAGAAGCTGCATCACGGATCATGGCTGGAGATGTGGACGGGACGGGCGTGACGGCCAACGTTCTGGTTCCAGGAGGCCCGGTAAACACGCGCCAGGTGCCATCAGAAAACGGCCTGCCAGCCGACAAGTTAATCCAGCCCGAGCAAATGCGTGCCCCTTTGATCTGGCTCTGCTCCGACGAAGCGGATCAGATCAATGGCCTTCGCTTGATCGCCCGCAGATGGAATCCTCAACTGCCACTCGAGCGTCGCCTCGCCGAGGCCAGCGCGCCCGTTGCTTGGCCTCAGCTAGGCGCTCAGTCGGTCTTCCCTTCTACTCAACCGTGA
- a CDS encoding ABC transporter substrate-binding protein, protein MKIGVPDLISNSYFPAVAAVELGIMREEGVNAEIELVYPVDRAYAALQNGDLDFVAGSAHSALSAFPEWNGVKLVCAQGQGMYWFLVMRKDLSPQRNDLSIVKGRRIGAAPWVDMGLRQLLIAGGIDLNRDEVQIAPVPGAIGKTVNFGLTAAHALEKGLIDGFWANGMGTETAVCSGAGSVVIDVRRGDGPPECFNYTMASIATTERKIATDPQQVEAVVRAIVRTQEILKAAPEKAAEVGAKVFPATEAKLIAELIRRDTPQYSAEISRTFVEGMNAFCRKVGILNGAPAYDDVVATRFQSLWQPTNT, encoded by the coding sequence ATGAAAATCGGAGTGCCCGATCTCATCTCGAATTCCTACTTTCCGGCTGTCGCGGCCGTCGAGCTCGGAATTATGAGGGAGGAAGGAGTGAATGCCGAGATTGAGCTCGTCTACCCTGTGGACCGTGCCTACGCAGCTCTGCAGAACGGAGACCTAGATTTTGTTGCAGGTTCGGCTCATTCGGCGCTTAGCGCGTTTCCCGAGTGGAACGGTGTCAAGCTTGTCTGCGCGCAAGGCCAAGGGATGTATTGGTTTCTGGTCATGCGCAAGGATCTCAGCCCGCAGCGGAACGATCTATCGATCGTAAAGGGGCGGAGAATAGGTGCCGCGCCTTGGGTTGACATGGGACTTCGCCAGCTGCTCATCGCCGGGGGAATCGACCTCAACAGGGACGAGGTCCAGATCGCACCAGTGCCTGGCGCCATCGGTAAGACCGTAAACTTCGGTCTCACGGCAGCCCATGCCCTTGAGAAGGGATTGATTGACGGCTTCTGGGCAAACGGAATGGGCACAGAAACAGCTGTATGTTCCGGAGCCGGATCTGTTGTCATCGATGTGCGCCGGGGCGACGGTCCGCCGGAATGCTTCAACTATACCATGGCTTCAATCGCGACGACTGAACGGAAGATCGCGACAGATCCACAGCAAGTCGAGGCGGTTGTGAGGGCAATCGTTCGCACGCAGGAGATTCTCAAGGCTGCGCCAGAGAAAGCTGCTGAAGTAGGCGCCAAAGTATTCCCCGCTACGGAGGCGAAGCTGATAGCCGAATTAATCCGGCGCGACACGCCGCAATATTCGGCAGAAATCTCTAGGACGTTCGTCGAAGGTATGAACGCCTTTTGTCGCAAAGTTGGTATTTTAAATGGTGCGCCGGCCTATGATGACGTGGTGGCGACGCGCTTTCAATCGTTATGGCAACCAACAAACACCTAG
- a CDS encoding amidase, translating into MALAPTIRAKVEDCLENAANPRGEGSNTFTRIYADEAKLTADYFDQALALGIELPPLAGMVVSIKDLFDVTGEVTRAGSRARTGEEPAPRDAEIVRRLREAGAIIIGRTTMTEFAFSGLGLNPHFGTPANPWERDQRRIPGGSSSGAAISVTDRMAEAAIGTDTGGSVRIPAALCGLVGFKPTARTVPLQGTLPLSPSFDSIGPLAPSVGECARLYGVLSGHNVSPQPPSMRPPATFMVLKNQVLEDLDAQVARTYEQTLNLLSDLGFKLVERHSGAVANLAEIMQDGGIVAAEAFEWHETLLGRKGAAYDPRVRSRIERGAKHRAADYIRRLQLRTRLISEWERELTGFDAVLAPTVPTIAPRIGELETSDEAYSRANLLMLRNTTIVNALDGCAISLPCQEPATAPVGLTVIGASRSDWPLLSLAAEVESGIKAVRFKDG; encoded by the coding sequence ATGGCGCTGGCACCAACAATTCGCGCCAAGGTGGAGGATTGCCTCGAGAACGCGGCGAACCCGAGGGGCGAAGGCTCCAATACTTTCACGCGAATTTATGCGGACGAGGCCAAGCTTACTGCCGACTATTTCGATCAGGCGCTCGCTCTCGGGATCGAGTTGCCTCCACTGGCAGGCATGGTCGTCTCAATTAAGGACCTGTTCGACGTCACAGGTGAGGTGACGCGCGCCGGCTCGCGAGCGAGAACGGGCGAAGAGCCTGCCCCACGCGATGCGGAGATCGTCCGGCGCCTTCGCGAGGCCGGCGCGATTATCATCGGTCGCACAACGATGACCGAATTCGCCTTTAGTGGCCTCGGGCTTAATCCGCACTTCGGAACGCCAGCCAATCCATGGGAACGAGACCAACGGCGCATCCCGGGCGGATCCTCGTCCGGCGCCGCAATATCGGTTACTGATCGAATGGCAGAAGCGGCCATTGGTACCGATACCGGTGGCTCGGTACGGATTCCGGCGGCACTATGTGGTCTCGTTGGGTTCAAACCGACAGCCCGAACGGTACCCCTGCAAGGCACTCTTCCTCTCTCCCCCTCATTTGATTCGATCGGGCCGCTGGCTCCCAGCGTCGGCGAATGCGCACGGCTCTACGGCGTGTTGTCCGGTCACAATGTATCGCCTCAGCCACCCTCCATGCGCCCCCCTGCTACCTTCATGGTGCTGAAGAACCAGGTCTTGGAAGATCTGGATGCTCAGGTCGCCCGGACTTACGAGCAAACCCTCAACCTTCTGTCTGATTTGGGGTTCAAGCTGGTTGAACGCCACAGCGGCGCGGTCGCTAACCTGGCCGAGATCATGCAGGACGGGGGTATCGTGGCTGCGGAGGCATTCGAATGGCATGAAACACTGCTCGGTCGAAAGGGGGCTGCCTACGATCCGCGGGTACGCTCTCGGATAGAAAGAGGTGCTAAACACCGGGCTGCTGACTATATCCGCCGCCTTCAGCTGAGGACGCGCCTAATCTCCGAATGGGAGCGAGAGTTGACGGGATTCGATGCCGTCCTGGCACCGACCGTCCCGACTATTGCACCCCGAATCGGCGAGCTCGAGACGAGCGACGAGGCGTATTCCCGCGCCAATCTTCTGATGCTACGAAACACAACCATTGTTAATGCATTGGACGGTTGCGCGATTAGCCTGCCTTGCCAAGAACCCGCAACAGCTCCAGTAGGCCTGACGGTGATAGGGGCCAGTCGTAGCGATTGGCCGCTACTTTCGTTGGCCGCAGAGGTCGAGAGCGGCATCAAAGCTGTGCGTTTCAAGGACGGGTGA
- a CDS encoding MarR family transcriptional regulator → MATKAKRADERAREPAPSTAFTPQPLDLERLRRRRNAAKKSRETEDKHTYFIGVAEARYVLRKAFRIVEDQARAFGIDPLAHQALIQIYGSAEMHLQVNQIAARLDIPPAFASTLVRTLVEKGLADRRRDDQDQRVTFVGVTDSGKELLHAIDEKVKFHVDYFAGQLTPSERESALSILMFYVGAKL, encoded by the coding sequence ATGGCAACTAAAGCAAAAAGAGCCGACGAGCGTGCCCGAGAACCTGCTCCGTCTACGGCCTTCACTCCTCAACCACTCGATCTTGAACGACTGAGGCGCCGAAGGAACGCAGCGAAAAAATCACGCGAGACGGAAGATAAGCACACGTATTTCATAGGAGTGGCAGAAGCTCGTTATGTTCTACGCAAGGCCTTCCGCATAGTCGAAGATCAGGCAAGAGCCTTCGGGATAGACCCCCTGGCCCATCAGGCTCTCATCCAGATCTACGGCAGCGCTGAAATGCATCTGCAGGTAAATCAGATCGCCGCTCGGCTCGACATACCTCCGGCCTTTGCTTCCACCCTGGTTAGGACCTTGGTTGAAAAGGGCTTGGCAGATCGTAGGCGCGACGATCAAGATCAACGGGTTACATTCGTTGGTGTTACCGACTCAGGAAAAGAGCTCCTCCACGCGATCGACGAGAAGGTGAAGTTTCACGTTGACTACTTTGCTGGCCAACTCACGCCTAGCGAGCGCGAGAGCGCACTTTCAATACTGATGTTCTATGTCGGAGCCAAACTGTAG
- a CDS encoding adenylate/guanylate cyclase domain-containing protein: MLIELGRGPSAEVARSRSIERELDRSSSSTTSEGRTLPKIGSADRKGIFGASVSRRHRRRMLALEGGDGCDTHPILRDLHSEGGTDYAMFLVDFSPTTFVADAALSIATDRAGGFQEVDLASFRDLVSVLGLAIYRLILLREPPLKMLDCYLGHMSGARVLAAEIVRGQGRIISAAIMLADLSGFTTLTDREDPMELVQWLNEHLEAVGDPVIENDGEILKFSGDGLLAVFPAENAAGQP; the protein is encoded by the coding sequence TTGTTGATCGAACTTGGCCGCGGCCCGTCGGCCGAAGTCGCACGATCTCGAAGTATCGAGCGGGAACTCGACCGATCATCATCTTCAACAACGTCAGAAGGCCGAACTCTGCCGAAAATCGGTTCAGCGGATCGTAAAGGGATTTTTGGCGCCTCAGTTTCTCGACGGCATCGCCGTAGAATGCTCGCGCTCGAGGGGGGCGATGGATGCGACACTCATCCGATATTGCGGGACCTGCATTCTGAGGGCGGTACCGACTACGCCATGTTCCTGGTGGACTTCTCTCCAACTACTTTCGTGGCGGACGCCGCTCTTTCGATCGCGACGGATCGCGCCGGAGGCTTCCAGGAAGTTGATTTGGCGAGCTTTCGCGATCTCGTTTCGGTGCTGGGTCTTGCGATCTATCGTTTGATTCTGCTGAGAGAACCGCCGCTCAAGATGCTCGACTGCTATCTCGGTCACATGAGCGGCGCGAGGGTATTGGCCGCAGAGATCGTTCGTGGCCAGGGCCGGATCATCTCTGCCGCGATCATGCTCGCAGATCTTTCAGGCTTCACTACACTCACAGATAGAGAAGACCCGATGGAACTCGTGCAATGGCTGAATGAGCACCTGGAAGCCGTTGGCGATCCGGTCATCGAGAATGACGGCGAGATTCTAAAATTCTCGGGTGACGGCTTGCTTGCGGTATTCCCGGCCGAAAACGCCGCCGGCCAGCCATGA
- a CDS encoding alcohol dehydrogenase catalytic domain-containing protein yields the protein MTKALAAVLEAPKNFQFREFNIPEVAEDDAVLRVEACGLCGTDYDQWLGHLKDWGGGMPIIPGHEVMGFIERIGPKASKLWNVKEGDRVAIEPIIPCGHCEDCVRGAYTRCHADLGYGLYQNTKVAPSLWGGYATHTYLHPRTMVHKLPSSIPTDLMTLVNPLSNAIRWVYEIGKVGMGSTVVIEGPGQRGLLAVATAKKAGAANIIVTGTGADTGRLALAANLGATATINVDEENPVQRVIKLTDGQLADVVLDVSSGTMAPVLQAIDMVKRGGRVVLAGLKGQNKLNGLPIDKLVLSEIELVGVLSAGWQSTEMAINMIREEGAALQALCSHSFALAQVTDAVRTLGREIVDGHDAVHVTLTPS from the coding sequence ATGACCAAGGCACTAGCAGCAGTCCTCGAAGCTCCAAAGAATTTTCAGTTTCGCGAGTTCAACATTCCGGAGGTCGCCGAGGACGATGCCGTCCTGCGTGTAGAGGCATGCGGGCTCTGCGGAACGGACTACGATCAATGGCTCGGGCACCTCAAGGACTGGGGCGGTGGTATGCCGATCATCCCCGGGCATGAGGTGATGGGGTTCATTGAACGAATTGGACCAAAGGCCTCCAAGCTGTGGAACGTAAAAGAGGGAGATCGCGTCGCCATCGAGCCGATCATTCCCTGCGGTCATTGTGAAGATTGTGTCCGTGGCGCCTACACTCGGTGCCACGCCGATTTGGGCTATGGACTCTATCAGAACACAAAGGTCGCCCCTTCGCTATGGGGCGGTTATGCCACGCATACCTATCTTCATCCTCGCACGATGGTCCACAAACTACCATCGAGCATCCCAACGGACTTGATGACTCTGGTCAATCCGTTGTCGAACGCAATCCGCTGGGTGTACGAGATCGGCAAGGTCGGGATGGGGTCGACCGTCGTCATCGAAGGACCTGGGCAACGAGGACTGCTTGCCGTCGCAACGGCGAAGAAGGCGGGCGCTGCGAACATCATCGTGACTGGAACAGGCGCCGATACAGGGCGCCTGGCACTAGCCGCAAACCTAGGCGCGACGGCCACCATTAACGTGGATGAAGAAAATCCCGTCCAGCGAGTTATCAAGCTCACAGACGGCCAGCTTGCCGATGTCGTTCTCGACGTCTCATCTGGGACCATGGCGCCTGTGTTGCAGGCAATCGATATGGTGAAGCGGGGTGGAAGGGTCGTGTTGGCGGGTCTCAAAGGCCAGAACAAGCTAAATGGTCTGCCGATCGACAAGCTTGTTCTAAGTGAGATCGAGCTCGTCGGCGTCCTGAGCGCTGGATGGCAGTCAACTGAAATGGCAATCAATATGATCAGGGAAGAAGGAGCCGCCCTTCAGGCGCTTTGTTCCCACTCGTTTGCGCTCGCTCAGGTGACCGACGCCGTTCGAACCCTTGGCCGAGAGATCGTCGACGGCCACGATGCCGTTCACGTTACACTGACGCCATCGTGA